CGCTGCTGCTCGCCGCATGAATCGGGCGCAGTCGGCGATCACCTATACAATTCAGAAATTGGAGGAACAGAGCGGGTTCCCTCTTTTTGATCGCTCCGCCTACCGCCCGGTTCTCACGGAAGCGGGTAAAGCCTTGTTACCGCGCGCACGGCGGATTCTTGACGACGTCGCAGATTGGCGGCACCACGCGCAAGGAATTTCAAAGGGGCTCGAGGCAGAACTCACCCTGGCCGTTGTATCCTACACGCCAGCGATCCTGCTGAGCCGTGTGCTTGGGGAATTCACCCAGGCTTTCCCTTTCGTTGAAATTCGCATCTTGACCGAAACCTTCGATGCTGCGGCCAAAGCATTGCGCGACGGAACTGCTGACCTGGGTTTGCTTGCCGAGCGCCAACCTGATGAATTCGAACGGCGGGTGTGCGGTCGAATCGATCTGGTCCCGGTCGCGGCACCAACGCATCCGCTTGGCAAAATTGATGGGACGTTCAGCGCAACGATACTGCGTGACTACACCCAATTGGTTATCAGCCCGGCTCCCCAAGTTGACAGTGGGCGAGACTATGGCGTGCATGCAGCCAACCGGTGGCGCGTCAACGACCTTCAGACGAAATACGACCTCATACTCGCGGGCGTCGGCTGGGGTTCGATGCCACGGTCACGGGTTGAGGGGGATATTGCCGCCGCACGGTTGATCGAGCTGAGACCAGACAGGTGGGAGGGCTCTGATTTGATGCCAAGCTTCCCATTGGTTATCGCCTACCGGAAGGAAAAGGCACTGGGTCCCGCTGCAGTGTGGCTGATCGAAAAATTCGTTTCCCACAGATGGTAGCGCGAATTGGAGTCAGTCCGTGAAAAGGTGGCTTATTCTGATGCTCGTCTGACCGCGACGGCCGGCGGATCGAGACGGCTTCCTCTGGGGCGATGATGTCGGGCAGGCTTTCAACCGAATAGATGGCCCGTCCTCACATCGCGCGAGCCTCGGCGACTGGCGCGGCGGGCGATATCGGTTCGCGCTCGACAGTGTCACCGGAGCGCGCCATGGGCCTGCGCCGTTCTGCACTCTGGGCCGTTCTGCTCCCCGTACCAATGGTCCTGCTGTCGCACCCCACGAGAGGATTGGAGATATTCGCCGCTTTGACTACCTGGTGGTCGTTGGCGGAATTCTTGAGGAGGAGAGTCTCCGGGTCGACACGCGTTTCGACGAACATCTACGAAACGCTGCCGATGCAGGCATTCCGCGCGAGGCTTATCTTCCGCTCATTGACCCTGCGGATCGCATCCATCACCGTTAGCGACGTGGGTGAGACAATGCTAAATCCGTCTTAGGGCGAATAAAACGGCAGCAAGATAGAAAGTGTGCGCATCGTCGCATCGAAATGATGCGAATTACCATCGATTTCCTGGAAGCGAATAAATCACTGCGCCCCTCGGATGAGCAAACGTCCGATTGAAAAGGGGCATCTTGCGGAGCCGATCGGCTCATATCGTTGATATCAATCCTTGACCTTGCCGTTGGGCGGCACGGTGGTTGGGTGTCGACCAACAGGCCTATCGTCATGCTGGCTTAAGCTGGCTTCCCAAAGGTGGCCCGTGTCCTAAACAACACGAGAGATGGATGCGCCGATCCGCTTCGTTTCGAACCGCGCCATGGGGCATGTGCAGGCGCTGAGCCTCATCGGATGCCCTCCAGCGGTTGTCCACTGTCCCGTTGACATCGGGGCGAGGGCCTCCAGCGCTGGCCACATGGCGCGGGTATTTGATTGATGGCACGGGTACTTGATTTCATTCCGTCCACGTGCGGACGCGGCGCACGATCTCGGCGGTTGAGATCCCGTAGCGGTCGTGAAGTGTCGGCAGCGCGCCGGCATCGAGGAATTCGTCGGGCAGGCCGATTTGCCGAAAGATCGGGGTCACGCCTTCGCGCATCAGCAGGGCGGCAACGCCTTCGCCCAGCCCGCCGATGATCGTGTGGTTCTCGGCGACCACCACCAGCCGTCCCGGCTGGCGCGCGGCGGCAAGGATGGCTTCCGTGTCGAGCGGCTTGATCGTCGGCACGTGCAGCACGGCGCAGCCGATCCGGTCAGCTTCCAGCACCTTTGCGGCCTCCAGAACACGCATGGTCATCAGGCCGCTGGAAATGAACAGCACGTCCGCACCGTCGCGCAGCAACCGCGCCGTTCCGATCTGGAATGTGTAGTCATACTCGTCGAGCACGAGCGGCACCTTGCCGCGCAAAAGCCGCATGTAGACCGGCCCCTTGTGGTCCGCGATCGCCTCCGTGGCCTGTTCGATGTCGAGCGCGTCGCAAGGATCGATGATCGTCAGGTTCGGCATGCCGCGGAAGATCGCGATGTCTTCCGTCGCCTGGTGGCTGGGACCGTAACCGGTGGTCAGCCCCGGCAGGGCGCAGACAATCTTGACGTCGAGATTCTCCTCGGCAATCGCCATGCAAATGAAATCATAGGCTCGTCGCGATGCGAAGACGGCGTAGGTCGTGGCGAAGGGCGTAAAACCCTCCCGCGCCAGTCCGGCGGCAGCGCTCATCAGCACCTGCTCCGCCATGCCCATTTGATAGAAACGGTCCGGATACTCCTGCGCAAAGACATGGAGGTCGGTGTATTTCGCGAGGTCCGCTGTCAGCCCGACGATCCCCGGCCGCTGATGCGCCAATCGGGCAAGGGTCTGTCCAAACGGCGCGTTGCGAGTCGGAATGCCATCCGGTGCGATCGACGCGATCATCGCCGACGTGGTTTTGCGCTCACCCGCGTTGACGGCTTGGCGCGGCGCGAACTTTGACAGCCTCACTGCGGACGTCCTTTTTCCAAGGCATCGAGGGCCAGTGTCCATTCGTGTGGCTCGACCCGAATGAAATGCGCGATGTCGCGGGATTCCAGGAACGGCACGCCCTTGGCTATGCGAGTGTCGCAGACGATGACGCGGGGGCGAGGTTCCTTAAGTCCGCGCGCCAGGTCGAAGGCCACGCGTACCGCTTCGATGTCGTTGCCGTCGACGCGCTGTGCGTGCCAGCCGAACGCCTCGAACTTGTCCGTTACCGGCTCGGAGGAGAGCATGGCTGTCGATGGACCGTCGGCCTGCAGGTTGTTGAAGTCGACGATGGCGATGAGATTGTCGAGCTTGTGGTGCGCGGCCGACATCGTGGCTTCCCAGGTCGAGCCCTCGCCGAGCTCGCCGTCGGACAAAAGATTGTAGACGAAACTGTCGCTCCGCTTGCGTTTCAGCCCCAGGCACATGCCGACCGCAATGCCGAGGCCGTGGCCGAGCGACCCGCCGGTGATCTCCATGCCGGGCGTATACGCCGCCATGCCGGACATCGGCATGCGGCTGTCGTCGGTGCCATAGGTTTCGAGCTCTTCTTCAGGCAGCACGCCCGCTTCGATCAGTGCCGCGTAAAGTGCGATCGCGTAGTGTCCGATCGACAGCAGGAAGCGATCGCGTCCTTCCCACAATGTGTCATCCGGCCGGTAGCGAAGCGCATGGAAATAGCAGACGGCGAGCACGTCGGCGATACCGAGCGCCTGTCCGACATAGCCTTGGCCCTGGACTTGACCCATGCGCACGGCATGCCGACGGATACGATAGGCTCGTTCGGTAAGGCCGACATTGCTGCCAGCGCGAGGCATCTCAATCTCCGTTGTCCCGTCAACCATGGATCAGCATCCCGCCGTTGACGTCGATCACGGCGCCGGTGATGTAGCTGGCCAGATCGGATGCAAGGAAGAGGTAGGCGCCCGCCACGTCGCGCGCATCGCCCAGCCGACTGAGCGGGATACCCTTGATGATGTCGGCGCGCATGGCGTCGGTCAGTTTGCCGCCGGTGATGTCGGTCTGGATCAGGCCCGGCGCGACGCAGTTGATGCGGATGCCTTCCGGACCGAATTCGCGCGCCATCGCCTTGGCAAGCCCGAGCACGCCCGCCTTGGCGGCCGAATAATGCGGGCCGCCGAAGATGCCACCGCCACGTTGGGCCGAAACCGACGACATGCAGATGATCGAGCCACCGCCATTTTCGCGCATATTCGGGATGAAGGCCTGGCTGAGATAGAGGACGCCGCGCAGATTGACATCGAGGATGCGGTCCCAATCAGCGGGGCCGATATCCAGTGTCTTTACTGGCTGCGTGATCCCGGCAATGTTGCAG
Above is a genomic segment from Mesorhizobium shangrilense containing:
- a CDS encoding transketolase: MPRAGSNVGLTERAYRIRRHAVRMGQVQGQGYVGQALGIADVLAVCYFHALRYRPDDTLWEGRDRFLLSIGHYAIALYAALIEAGVLPEEELETYGTDDSRMPMSGMAAYTPGMEITGGSLGHGLGIAVGMCLGLKRKRSDSFVYNLLSDGELGEGSTWEATMSAAHHKLDNLIAIVDFNNLQADGPSTAMLSSEPVTDKFEAFGWHAQRVDGNDIEAVRVAFDLARGLKEPRPRVIVCDTRIAKGVPFLESRDIAHFIRVEPHEWTLALDALEKGRPQ
- a CDS encoding LysR family transcriptional regulator; translation: MDALTLDQFLVFVTIVEEGSFAAAARRMNRAQSAITYTIQKLEEQSGFPLFDRSAYRPVLTEAGKALLPRARRILDDVADWRHHAQGISKGLEAELTLAVVSYTPAILLSRVLGEFTQAFPFVEIRILTETFDAAAKALRDGTADLGLLAERQPDEFERRVCGRIDLVPVAAPTHPLGKIDGTFSATILRDYTQLVISPAPQVDSGRDYGVHAANRWRVNDLQTKYDLILAGVGWGSMPRSRVEGDIAAARLIELRPDRWEGSDLMPSFPLVIAYRKEKALGPAAVWLIEKFVSHRW
- a CDS encoding transketolase family protein translates to MRLSKFAPRQAVNAGERKTTSAMIASIAPDGIPTRNAPFGQTLARLAHQRPGIVGLTADLAKYTDLHVFAQEYPDRFYQMGMAEQVLMSAAAGLAREGFTPFATTYAVFASRRAYDFICMAIAEENLDVKIVCALPGLTTGYGPSHQATEDIAIFRGMPNLTIIDPCDALDIEQATEAIADHKGPVYMRLLRGKVPLVLDEYDYTFQIGTARLLRDGADVLFISSGLMTMRVLEAAKVLEADRIGCAVLHVPTIKPLDTEAILAAARQPGRLVVVAENHTIIGGLGEGVAALLMREGVTPIFRQIGLPDEFLDAGALPTLHDRYGISTAEIVRRVRTWTE
- a CDS encoding SDR family NAD(P)-dependent oxidoreductase, which encodes MLLKGKAVVISGAASPRGIGRSTAMLMAEQGARIAILDLDEEQARDAAASLGAEHIGLACNVADLDACKKAAGEVTEAFGKVDVLCNIAGITQPVKTLDIGPADWDRILDVNLRGVLYLSQAFIPNMRENGGGSIICMSSVSAQRGGGIFGGPHYSAAKAGVLGLAKAMAREFGPEGIRINCVAPGLIQTDITGGKLTDAMRADIIKGIPLSRLGDARDVAGAYLFLASDLASYITGAVIDVNGGMLIHG